From one Anopheles bellator chromosome 1, idAnoBellAS_SP24_06.2, whole genome shotgun sequence genomic stretch:
- the LOC131205942 gene encoding facilitated trehalose transporter Tret1-2 homolog — MATERSSTKAALKQTLLSLSVSLSYYCIGLVRGYSAPAVPSMQDTMPELLPTKSIASWVSSIPPFGAFFGSLVAFPLMHRIGRKYTVLIASPLWATSWVLVATATDWHVLFAARMMMGFAAGLSLPAAQVYVTECSDPKIRGVIGSLPALAMSFGILVMYVMGKFFEWRQLAWICCGMSCCLFLAVACFPQSPVWLNTRKRYEKAHTSAKWLHLEGFSCDPKATIGGQLVVAAKAPAQVPVPPKPYSREALLRREILIPLGIGLTLLSIQQMSGIDAVIFFTVEIFRAAGTSLDSHLATIIVGTVQVLSNLSALFVVDRSGRKPLLILSGVIMCIAMASMGVAFHLNSAGNTDFGYLPVVSLIVFMIGFSIGFGSIPFLLMGELFPTAQRSLLSSLAGSFNLAMMFTVIKTYHPLEELITTSGTFLMYSVLCALGVVFVITCVPETKGRELESIQKLFERKPKPTKDVEPGGKRGHDNPVSTVADERDDTRL; from the exons ATGGCCACGGAAAGATCGTCCACCAAAGCGGCACTGAAGCAG ACGCTACTGTCCCTGTCGGTTTCGCTGTCGTACTACTGCATCGGGCTGGTCCGGGGATACTCTGCACCGGCGGTACCGTCCATGCAGGACACCATGCCCGAGCTGCTGCCCACGAAGAGCATTGCGTCCTGGGTCAGCTCGATACCACCGTTCGGGGCGTTCTTCGGCAGTCTGGTAGCGTTTCCGTTGATGCACCGAATCGGACGCAAGTACACGGTTCTGATCGCTTCCCCGCTCTGGGCCACCTCCTGGGTGCTGGTGGCTACCGCCACCGACTGGCACGTCCTCTTTGCGGCCCGCATGATGATGGGCTTCGCGGCGGGCCTGTCACTGCCGGCGGCCCAGGTGTACGTGACGGAGTGCAGCGATCCGAAGATACGCGGCGTCATCGGATCCCTACCGGCCCTGGCCATGTCGTTCGGCATTCTGGTGATGTACGTGATGGGCAAGTTCTTCGAGTGGCGCCAGCTGGCGTGGATCTGTTGCGGGATGTCCTGCTGCCTGTTCCTGGCCGTGGCCTGCTTTCCCCAGAGTCCGGTGTGGCTCAACACGAGGAAGCGCTACGAAAAGGCGCACACCTCGGCCAAGTGGCTCCACCTGGAGGGATTCTCGTGCGATCCGAAAGccaccatcggcggccagctggtggtggcggcgaaggCTCCGGCTCAGGTACCGGTGCCTCCGAAGCCGTACTCGCGTGAAGCACTGCTGCGGCGAGAGATTCTCATCCCGCTCGGGATCGGCCTGACGCTGCTGTCGATCCAACAGATGAGCGGCATCGATGCGGTCATCTTTTTTACGGTGGAAATCTTCCGCGCGGCCGGAACCTCCCTCGATAGCCATCTGGCGACGATCATCGTCGGCACGGTGCAGGTGCTGAGCAATCTGAGTGCCCTGTTCGTGGTGGACCGCTCCGGACGCAAACCGCTACTGATCCTGTCCGGTGTCATCATGTGCATCGCGATGGCCTCGATGGGGGTCGCTTTTCACCTGAACTCGGCCGGCAACACGGACTTTGGCTACCTGCCGGTCGTGAGCTTAATCGTGTTCATGATCGGCttctcgatcggtttcgggagCATTCCGTTTCTGCTGATGGGCGAGCTGTTCCCGACGGCGCAGCGTAGCCTGCTGAGCTCCCTGGCCGGATCGTTCAACTTGGCCATGATGTTCACCGTCATCAAAACGTACCACCCGCTGGAAGAG CTGATCACCACCTCGGGGACGTTCCTCATGTACAGTGTGCTCTGTGCGCTCGGCGTCGTATTTGTCATCACCTGCGTGCCGGAAACGAAGGGCCGAGAGCTCGAGAGCATACAGAAGCTGTTCGAGCGGAAACCAAAGCCAACCAAAGACGTCGAGCCGGGCGGTAAGCGGGGCCACGACAACCCCGTCAGCACGGTGGCGGACGAGCGCGACGACACGAGGCTATAG